The DNA segment GCGCACTTGAAGCAGCAGGTGCAGAGGCTGTTCAAATTAAAAAGGTTGAACAACTACAGGATATTGATGGCCTTGTATTCCCTGGTGGAGAAAGCACGACCATGAGACGTTTAATTGATAAATATGGCTTTTTCGAGCCGTTAAAGGAATTTGGTAAAAGTGGTAAGCCGATCTTCGGCACTTGTGCCGGTCTTATTTTAATGGCAACGAAAATTGCTGGTCAAGAAGATGCCCATTTAGGTTTACTCGATATGACGGTCGAGCGCAATGCCTTTGGTCGTCAAGTAGACAGTTTTGAGGCAAGCCTTATGATTACCGATGTTGCTGATGATTTTATCGGTGTGTTTATCCGTGCTCCAAGAATTCTTGAAGTTGGCAAAGATGTTGAGATTATTTGTAAGCATAAGGACAAAATTGTCGCTGTTAGACAGGATCATTACTTAGCTTGTTCATTCCATCCAGAATTAACAGACGACCATCGCTTGGCTGAGTATTTTGTTAAAATGGTGGAAGCAGCAAAAGAAAAATTAGCTGTATAAAAGCTGGAGAAGTGTGGTAAAATAAAGGCATAAATACTAATATAAACAGTGTTGAAGGGAACTAGTAGCATTATTTCTTTTTCCAAGAGAGTCGGTGGCCGGTGAAAACCGATAAAAGAGTAATGTGAATCCATCCCCGAGCAAAATATTGAACAGCATTTTTGGCTAAGTAAATATTTTCGGTTTAAAGACCGTTATGATTGTGAGTGGAAAAAGAGCCTATGCTTTTTTTCAATCAGGGTGGCAACGCGGGTTAACTCTCGTCCCTTTTTATAGGGACGGGAGTTTTTTATATTTATTAAAGGAGGAATCAACGATGCTTGACATGAAATTTTTACGAGAAAATTTTGCAGAAATTAAACAAAAACTGCAATGCCGTGGCGAGGATTTAGGAGATTTTGACCGTTTTGGCGAATTGGATGCTAAACGTCGTGAGCTTATTGCTGAAGGTGAAGAACTTAAAAGCAAGCGTAATGAAGTTTCAAAACAAGTTTCCGTTTTAAAACGAGAAAAGCAGGATGCTGACCATCTTATCGTTGAAATGCGTGAAGTTGGTGACCGTATTAAAGTGATTGACGATGAGCTTCGCATTGTGGAAGAAGATTTACAGCAATTATTATTATCTATTCCAAATGTTCCACATGAAACAGTGCCTGTTGGTGAGTCTGAAGATGATAATGTTGTTGTCCGCAAATGGGGCGAAATTCGAGAATT comes from the Bacillus sp. (in: firmicutes) genome and includes:
- the pdxT gene encoding pyridoxal 5'-phosphate synthase glutaminase subunit PdxT, encoding MVKVGVLALQGAVREHIRALEAAGAEAVQIKKVEQLQDIDGLVFPGGESTTMRRLIDKYGFFEPLKEFGKSGKPIFGTCAGLILMATKIAGQEDAHLGLLDMTVERNAFGRQVDSFEASLMITDVADDFIGVFIRAPRILEVGKDVEIICKHKDKIVAVRQDHYLACSFHPELTDDHRLAEYFVKMVEAAKEKLAV